One genomic segment of Sminthopsis crassicaudata isolate SCR6 chromosome 2, ASM4859323v1, whole genome shotgun sequence includes these proteins:
- the SPATA2L gene encoding spermatogenesis-associated protein 2-like protein isoform X1 translates to MGGRDPREAGRALWVHWAPGCAAGVGGDSWNLDRMGASSLSEDYRLCLERERRRGGSGVCADPTLRAVLWQILVEDFDLHGLLQDDALALFTDGLWGRGDLAPALRNLARAFELLELAAVHLYLFPWRKEFTTIKTFSGGYVHFLKGVLSEDLITKCFQKMGYTRKDQHHLVVATPPPGYELIQVALGCFALRLECEILGEILTKLGTSLLSAEELIEERRASGDVDTCVDRLRRRLAGTGTPPTRPLLSYPAGIDLYSDMLEEGPEDGSLYGEPLTGPESPSPELAYQPPIWEQSAKLWGTSQMASSARELRDNGSSWESPSVEEPVEESLSYEAFEEPTEERTTFSFIALRRELTTEVAGGKSPIRSPRHLRATGHLEAAEGAPASPSASGGEPQRYQLHGCLPVGTLPAYCCDTCCQLHASHCQALYNCRLDHTLHELLSEKQRRLWLQRTQLDSLLYESPPRARP, encoded by the exons ATGGGGGGGCGAGACCCCCGCGAAGCCGGAAGGGCCCTGTGGGTCCATTGGGCTCCGGGCTGTGCggcgggcgttggaggcgactcCTGGAACCTGGACAG gatGGGCGCCAGCTCCCTGTCGGAGGATTACCGTCTGTGCTTGGAGCGGGAGCGGCGGAGGGGCGGCTCGGGCGTCTGTGCAGACCCCACTCTGCGGGCCGTGCTCTGGCAGATCCTCGTGGAGGACTTCGACCTCCACGGGCTGCTCCAGGACGACGCCCTGGCCCTCTTCACCGATGGGCTGTGGGGCCGAGGCGATCTGGCCCCTGCCCTGCGCAACCTGGCGCGGGCGTTCGAGCTGCTGGAGCTGGCCGCCGTCCACCTCTACCTCTTTCCCTGGAGGAAGGAGTTCACCACCATCAAG ACATTTTCGGGGGGCTACGTCCACTTCCTGAAGGGCGTGCTCTCGGAGGACCTCATCACCAAGTGCTTCCAGAAGATGGGCTACACGAGGAAGGACCAGCACCACTTGGTCGTGGCCACGCCACCGCCGGGCTACGAGCTCATTCAGGTGGCTCTAGGCTGCTTTGCTCTGAGGTTGGAGTGCGAGATCCTCGGGGAGATCCTGACCAAGCTGGGGACCAGCCTGCTGTCTGCCGAGGAGCTGATCGAGGAGCGAAGAGCCAGTGGGGATGTGGACACGTGCGTGGACCGGCTGAGGCGGCGGCTGGCTGGAACCGGAACGCCGCCCACCAGACCTCTGCTTAGTTACCCCGCTGGCATTGATTTGTACAGTGACATGCTGGAAGAAGGGCCCGAGGATGGTTCTTTGTATGGTGAGCCCCTTACTGGGCCAGAGTCGCCCTCTCCAGAGTTAGCCTACCAACCCCCCATCTGGGAACAGAGTGCCAAACTGTGGGGCACCAGCCAGATGGCCTCCAGCGCCAGGGAGCTTCGGGACAACGGGAGCAGCTGGGAGTCTCCAAGCGTGGAGGAGCCGGTGGAGGAGAGCCTGTCCTATGAAGCTTTTGAGGAACCCACGGAAGAGAGAACCACCTTCTCCTTCATCGCCCTGCGGAGGGAGCTGACCACAGAAGTTGCCGGGGGCAAGAGCCCCATCCGTTCCCCTCGGCACCTCAGGGCCACCGGGCACCTTGAGGCCGCTGAAGGGGCCCCTgcttctccctctgcctctggTGGGGAGCCCCAACGCTACCAGCTTCACGGTTGCCTGCCAGTAGGCACTCTGCCCGCTTACTGCTGCGATACGTGCTGCCAGCTCCATGCCAGCCACTGCCAGGCCCTCTATAACTGCCGCCTGGATCACACACTGCATGAGCTGCTGAGCGAGAAGCAGCGACGTCTCTGGCTGCAGAGGACCCAGCTGGACTCCCTGCTTTATGAGAGTCCCCCTAGAGCCAGGCCCTAG
- the SPATA2L gene encoding spermatogenesis-associated protein 2-like protein isoform X2 → MRQPSCLTNGGARPPRSRKGPVGPLGSGLCGGRWRRLLEPGQTFSGGYVHFLKGVLSEDLITKCFQKMGYTRKDQHHLVVATPPPGYELIQVALGCFALRLECEILGEILTKLGTSLLSAEELIEERRASGDVDTCVDRLRRRLAGTGTPPTRPLLSYPAGIDLYSDMLEEGPEDGSLYGEPLTGPESPSPELAYQPPIWEQSAKLWGTSQMASSARELRDNGSSWESPSVEEPVEESLSYEAFEEPTEERTTFSFIALRRELTTEVAGGKSPIRSPRHLRATGHLEAAEGAPASPSASGGEPQRYQLHGCLPVGTLPAYCCDTCCQLHASHCQALYNCRLDHTLHELLSEKQRRLWLQRTQLDSLLYESPPRARP, encoded by the exons ATGCGTCAGCCCTCGTGTCTGACCAATGGGGGGGCGAGACCCCCGCGAAGCCGGAAGGGCCCTGTGGGTCCATTGGGCTCCGGGCTGTGCggcgggcgttggaggcgactcCTGGAACCTGGACAG ACATTTTCGGGGGGCTACGTCCACTTCCTGAAGGGCGTGCTCTCGGAGGACCTCATCACCAAGTGCTTCCAGAAGATGGGCTACACGAGGAAGGACCAGCACCACTTGGTCGTGGCCACGCCACCGCCGGGCTACGAGCTCATTCAGGTGGCTCTAGGCTGCTTTGCTCTGAGGTTGGAGTGCGAGATCCTCGGGGAGATCCTGACCAAGCTGGGGACCAGCCTGCTGTCTGCCGAGGAGCTGATCGAGGAGCGAAGAGCCAGTGGGGATGTGGACACGTGCGTGGACCGGCTGAGGCGGCGGCTGGCTGGAACCGGAACGCCGCCCACCAGACCTCTGCTTAGTTACCCCGCTGGCATTGATTTGTACAGTGACATGCTGGAAGAAGGGCCCGAGGATGGTTCTTTGTATGGTGAGCCCCTTACTGGGCCAGAGTCGCCCTCTCCAGAGTTAGCCTACCAACCCCCCATCTGGGAACAGAGTGCCAAACTGTGGGGCACCAGCCAGATGGCCTCCAGCGCCAGGGAGCTTCGGGACAACGGGAGCAGCTGGGAGTCTCCAAGCGTGGAGGAGCCGGTGGAGGAGAGCCTGTCCTATGAAGCTTTTGAGGAACCCACGGAAGAGAGAACCACCTTCTCCTTCATCGCCCTGCGGAGGGAGCTGACCACAGAAGTTGCCGGGGGCAAGAGCCCCATCCGTTCCCCTCGGCACCTCAGGGCCACCGGGCACCTTGAGGCCGCTGAAGGGGCCCCTgcttctccctctgcctctggTGGGGAGCCCCAACGCTACCAGCTTCACGGTTGCCTGCCAGTAGGCACTCTGCCCGCTTACTGCTGCGATACGTGCTGCCAGCTCCATGCCAGCCACTGCCAGGCCCTCTATAACTGCCGCCTGGATCACACACTGCATGAGCTGCTGAGCGAGAAGCAGCGACGTCTCTGGCTGCAGAGGACCCAGCTGGACTCCCTGCTTTATGAGAGTCCCCCTAGAGCCAGGCCCTAG